AGTACCTCGCATTCACCTTTTGATCAGTGGAAAACGGCTTGCAGATCATAGGAACTCCTTCCCCGATGCTCTCTAGCgtcgagttccatccacaatggCTCCAAAACCCTCCTACTGCAGGATGAGAAAGTACTTGCTTCTGCGGAGCCCATTTAACAATGTAACCTCGACCCATAATTATATTACTAAACTCCTTAGGCAAGTACTCTATCCATTCCGAACCACGTACTGACCCTGGACGAATCACCCACAAGAACTGTTGGTTGCTACTATCCAACCCCAAAGCAGTTTCCATCACCTCTTTGATTTCCATCAAAGCTACGCTTCCCATGCTTACAAATAtcacagaatttttttttttgtttgttcaacCATTCGATACAGCTCTTGTTCTCTTCCAGTAGACTCGTAGAAGCTGAGGCCACCATGTGAAGAGGGCCTATAGGATACACTGGAATTTTAAGCTGTTGTTGCagcaaagaaagagatgagCTCTCTAGACAGCTCGCTGTGTTGATTATCACAGAGGATGCTGTCCGTTTGTCAACTGTATTCCTGTACAGCTCCATTGTGCTTTCTAGTGATGCAAATCGTGAAACCGGAAAGTCTTTGTATCTCAGGGGATGAAACTCTGGCACTAGctcgttttcttttcctttaggTTCTGCAAAAAAGGTCAAGAACTATGCTGTTATACAGATTATAGACACTAGCTAAAAAATGGGAACAGAGAATTCTAAAGTACCATCCAAGGGAGCCAGGACATTTTTTTCATAGAGTTTGTCGAATACAGAGCGGCAAACAAAAGCTGTGGCACTAGTTGTGCTGAGAATAACGTTTGGAAGCTTAAACTCTTTGGCTGCAGCTTCAGCAAAGTACATGAACTCATCGTAGATGACGCATGAGATCTCATTACTTTGTTGCAGCAGAAACTGACTCAAGCATTCCTTGAAGCTTACCTCACACTCTTTGTTAAGCTTATGCAGAAACTCTATTGGCCCGAAATCCTTAAAAGCAGACTCTGGTAAACTTTCTGGAATAGTGACAAACTGAAAATCAGTGAAGTCATCTGAAGGGCTTAAGTGATTGAACTTGGTCTGAACAACTGTGATTGAGAAACCCTTCAAGTGAAGGGTTTTTGCAAGTTGCATCATTGGAGTTATATGTCCTTGAGCTGGTGCTGGAACCAAAACTACCCTTCTCCTCTCCTCCATTTCGAAAACCTACAagaacaacttaaaaaaaaatctgcttagcctccaattttttttctttactgtgACCGTTCTATGAGATATATTAAAAGGACTATCTTTCTGATATAGATATCAGATTCTCAGACTTTTGGACATTAATTCTCACATGTGAAGCTTGTGGGTAGATGGTGTATGCTAGTATGATGAGGTGACAACGtacatattatgttttgttagaCATTGTAATATCTCTCTTGCCGACTTTGGCTTCATATCAAAAGATGGTCCAGACCAAA
The Camelina sativa cultivar DH55 chromosome 6, Cs, whole genome shotgun sequence genome window above contains:
- the LOC104790893 gene encoding LOW QUALITY PROTEIN: UDP-glycosyltransferase 76E11-like (The sequence of the model RefSeq protein was modified relative to this genomic sequence to represent the inferred CDS: deleted 1 base in 1 codon), yielding MEERRRVVLVPAPAQGHITPMMQLAKTLHLKGFSITVVQTKFNHLSPSDDFTDFQFVTIPESLPESAFKDFGPIEFLHKLNKECEVSFKECLSQFLLQQSNEISCVIYDEFMYFAEAAAKEFKLPNVILSTTSATAFVCRSVFDKLYEKNVLAPLDEPKGKENELVPEFHPLRYKDFPVSRFASLESTMELYRNTVDKRTASSVIINTASCLESSSLSLLQQQLKIPVYPIGPLHMVASASTSLLEENKSCIEWLNKQKKNSVIFVSMGSVALMEIKEVMETALGLDSSNQQFLWVIRPGSVRGSEWIEYLPKEFSNIIMGRGYIVKWAPQKQVLSHPAVGGFWSHCGWNSTLESIGEGVPMICKPFSTDQKVNARYLECVWKIGIQVEGDLDRRAVERAVKRLMVEEEGEEMRKRAVSLKQQLRASVKSGGSSHNSLEKFVHFMRTL